A region from the Rosa rugosa chromosome 6, drRosRugo1.1, whole genome shotgun sequence genome encodes:
- the LOC133715794 gene encoding protein DETOXIFICATION 35-like isoform X3 → MANALGTLCGQAYGAGQVDSLGIYMQRSCIILTITCFLLSLLYIFATPFLKILGQQESIAEFAGNYSLLILPQMFSFAINLPTQKFLQAQSKVGVITWISFVALITHIGLLYLFISVLGWGVNGAAIAYNITFWEVAVGQFVYAVFLCKKGWNGFSWLAFVDIWAFAKLSLASCMMFCLEMWYAMSMNIFAGQLDNAVIALGSFSICLNFQSWETMILVGMNTAIGIRVSNELGMGHPRAAKYSICVAVLLSLVIGIVSMTFIFISRDYIASVFTDSKVIQQAVAHLAYFLGVTMLLNSIAEVLTGVAVGGGWQVMVAYINLAAYYLFGLPLAIFLGFKANLGPMGLYGGIISGSALQILFLLIMTSRTNWDNEVEQTTKRIKRWGSKEIRTEKKIDC, encoded by the exons ATGGCAAATGCACTTGGAACGCTTTGTGGTCAAGCATATGGTGCAGGCCAAGTTGACTCACTTGGTATTTATATGCAACGCTCATGCATCATCCTGACCATTACTTGTTTCCTCCTTTCATTACTTTACATTTTCGCCACTCCATTCCTAAAGATTTTAGGCCAACAAGAGAGTATAGCCGAGTTTGCTGGAAACTACAGTCTGTTGATATTACCTCAGATGTTTTCCTTTGCCATCAATTTGCCCACCCAAAAGTTCCTTCAGGCTCAGAGCAAGGTCggcgtcatcacatggatcTCCTTTGTGGCTCTGATCACGCACATAGGACTTCTTTATCTCTTCATTAGCGTACTTGGCTGGGGGGTGAATGGTGCAGCTATAGCTTATAACATCACATTCTGGGAAGTTGCAGTTGGTCAATTTGTGTATGCTGTATTTTTGTGCAAGAAGGGTTGGAATGGCTTTTCATGGTTAGCATTCGTAGACATTTGGGCTTTTGCTAAGCTGTCTCTTGCCTCTTGTATGATGTTTTGCCTAGAGATGTGGTATGCTATGAGTATGAACATTTTCGCCGGTCAACTTGATAATGCAGTGATTGCCCTTGGTTCCTTTTCCATATG cttgaactttcaaagttgGGAAACCATGATTTTGGTGGGAATGAACACTGCTATAGG CATTCGAGTCTCGAATGAACTTGGGATGGGGCACCCAAGGGCGGCCAAATATTCCATCTGCGTTGCAGTCTTGCTATCTCTCGTCATTGGGATTGTGTCTATGACTTTTATCTTCATAAGTAGAGACTACATTGCCAGTGTTTTCACAGACAGCAAAGTTATTCAGCAAGCTGTTGCTCATTTAGCATACTTTCTCGGTGTAACCATGCTTCTTAATAGTATTGCAGAAGTTTTGACAG GGGTTGCAGTTGGAGGTGGATGGCAAGTGATGGTAGCTTATATAAATTTGGCTGCTTATTATTTATTTGGGCTACCATTGGCAATATTTCTTGGATTTAAAGCAAACTTGGGTCCAATG GGACTATATGGTGGCATAATAAGTGGAAGTGCTCTACAGATCTTATTCTTATTGATTATGACTTCCAGAACCAACTGGGACAATGAG GTGGAGCAAACAACGAAGCGCATAAAGAGGTGGGGCAGCAAAGAAATAAGAACTGAGAAGAAGATAGATTGCTGA
- the LOC133715794 gene encoding protein DETOXIFICATION 35-like isoform X1, translating to METQIVPLLSIKAKPEHDYAPVKSFREGLSVGWKETVKLWKVAAPVACTTLFHYLIQSITTIFVGHLGDFQLSAISLAHNVINSIAFGFLKGMANALGTLCGQAYGAGQVDSLGIYMQRSCIILTITCFLLSLLYIFATPFLKILGQQESIAEFAGNYSLLILPQMFSFAINLPTQKFLQAQSKVGVITWISFVALITHIGLLYLFISVLGWGVNGAAIAYNITFWEVAVGQFVYAVFLCKKGWNGFSWLAFVDIWAFAKLSLASCMMFCLEMWYAMSMNIFAGQLDNAVIALGSFSICLNFQSWETMILVGMNTAIGIRVSNELGMGHPRAAKYSICVAVLLSLVIGIVSMTFIFISRDYIASVFTDSKVIQQAVAHLAYFLGVTMLLNSIAEVLTGVAVGGGWQVMVAYINLAAYYLFGLPLAIFLGFKANLGPMGLYGGIISGSALQILFLLIMTSRTNWDNEVEQTTKRIKRWGSKEIRTEKKIDC from the exons ATGGAAACACAAATAGTTCCCTTGCTGAGCATCAAGGCCAAGCCGGAGCACGACTATGCTCCTGTGAAGAGTTTCCGGGAGGGCCTGTCGGTTGGTTGGAAGGAGACAGTGAAGCTGTGGAAAGTTGCAGCTCCGGTAGCCTGTACGACTCTTTTTCACTACCTGATTCAGTCCATCACCACCATCTTCGTCGGGCATCTCGGAGATTTTCAGCTCTCTGCTATTTCCCTCGCTCATAATGTCATCAACTCCATCGCCTTTGGCTTCCTG AAAGGTATGGCAAATGCACTTGGAACGCTTTGTGGTCAAGCATATGGTGCAGGCCAAGTTGACTCACTTGGTATTTATATGCAACGCTCATGCATCATCCTGACCATTACTTGTTTCCTCCTTTCATTACTTTACATTTTCGCCACTCCATTCCTAAAGATTTTAGGCCAACAAGAGAGTATAGCCGAGTTTGCTGGAAACTACAGTCTGTTGATATTACCTCAGATGTTTTCCTTTGCCATCAATTTGCCCACCCAAAAGTTCCTTCAGGCTCAGAGCAAGGTCggcgtcatcacatggatcTCCTTTGTGGCTCTGATCACGCACATAGGACTTCTTTATCTCTTCATTAGCGTACTTGGCTGGGGGGTGAATGGTGCAGCTATAGCTTATAACATCACATTCTGGGAAGTTGCAGTTGGTCAATTTGTGTATGCTGTATTTTTGTGCAAGAAGGGTTGGAATGGCTTTTCATGGTTAGCATTCGTAGACATTTGGGCTTTTGCTAAGCTGTCTCTTGCCTCTTGTATGATGTTTTGCCTAGAGATGTGGTATGCTATGAGTATGAACATTTTCGCCGGTCAACTTGATAATGCAGTGATTGCCCTTGGTTCCTTTTCCATATG cttgaactttcaaagttgGGAAACCATGATTTTGGTGGGAATGAACACTGCTATAGG CATTCGAGTCTCGAATGAACTTGGGATGGGGCACCCAAGGGCGGCCAAATATTCCATCTGCGTTGCAGTCTTGCTATCTCTCGTCATTGGGATTGTGTCTATGACTTTTATCTTCATAAGTAGAGACTACATTGCCAGTGTTTTCACAGACAGCAAAGTTATTCAGCAAGCTGTTGCTCATTTAGCATACTTTCTCGGTGTAACCATGCTTCTTAATAGTATTGCAGAAGTTTTGACAG GGGTTGCAGTTGGAGGTGGATGGCAAGTGATGGTAGCTTATATAAATTTGGCTGCTTATTATTTATTTGGGCTACCATTGGCAATATTTCTTGGATTTAAAGCAAACTTGGGTCCAATG GGACTATATGGTGGCATAATAAGTGGAAGTGCTCTACAGATCTTATTCTTATTGATTATGACTTCCAGAACCAACTGGGACAATGAG GTGGAGCAAACAACGAAGCGCATAAAGAGGTGGGGCAGCAAAGAAATAAGAACTGAGAAGAAGATAGATTGCTGA
- the LOC133715794 gene encoding protein DETOXIFICATION 35-like isoform X2: METQIVPLLSIKAKPEHDYAPVKSFREGLSVGWKETVKLWKVAAPVACTTLFHYLIQSITTIFVGHLGDFQLSAISLAHNVINSIAFGFLKGMANALGTLCGQAYGAGQVDSLGIYMQRSCIILTITCFLLSLLYIFATPFLKILGQQESIAEFAGNYSLLILPQMFSFAINLPTQKFLQAQSKVGVITWISFVALITHIGLLYLFISVLGWGVNGAAIAYNITFWEVAVGQFVYAVFLCKKGWNGFSWLAFVDIWAFAKLSLASCMMFCLEMWYAMSMNIFAGQLDNAVIALGSFSICIRVSNELGMGHPRAAKYSICVAVLLSLVIGIVSMTFIFISRDYIASVFTDSKVIQQAVAHLAYFLGVTMLLNSIAEVLTGVAVGGGWQVMVAYINLAAYYLFGLPLAIFLGFKANLGPMGLYGGIISGSALQILFLLIMTSRTNWDNEVEQTTKRIKRWGSKEIRTEKKIDC, from the exons ATGGAAACACAAATAGTTCCCTTGCTGAGCATCAAGGCCAAGCCGGAGCACGACTATGCTCCTGTGAAGAGTTTCCGGGAGGGCCTGTCGGTTGGTTGGAAGGAGACAGTGAAGCTGTGGAAAGTTGCAGCTCCGGTAGCCTGTACGACTCTTTTTCACTACCTGATTCAGTCCATCACCACCATCTTCGTCGGGCATCTCGGAGATTTTCAGCTCTCTGCTATTTCCCTCGCTCATAATGTCATCAACTCCATCGCCTTTGGCTTCCTG AAAGGTATGGCAAATGCACTTGGAACGCTTTGTGGTCAAGCATATGGTGCAGGCCAAGTTGACTCACTTGGTATTTATATGCAACGCTCATGCATCATCCTGACCATTACTTGTTTCCTCCTTTCATTACTTTACATTTTCGCCACTCCATTCCTAAAGATTTTAGGCCAACAAGAGAGTATAGCCGAGTTTGCTGGAAACTACAGTCTGTTGATATTACCTCAGATGTTTTCCTTTGCCATCAATTTGCCCACCCAAAAGTTCCTTCAGGCTCAGAGCAAGGTCggcgtcatcacatggatcTCCTTTGTGGCTCTGATCACGCACATAGGACTTCTTTATCTCTTCATTAGCGTACTTGGCTGGGGGGTGAATGGTGCAGCTATAGCTTATAACATCACATTCTGGGAAGTTGCAGTTGGTCAATTTGTGTATGCTGTATTTTTGTGCAAGAAGGGTTGGAATGGCTTTTCATGGTTAGCATTCGTAGACATTTGGGCTTTTGCTAAGCTGTCTCTTGCCTCTTGTATGATGTTTTGCCTAGAGATGTGGTATGCTATGAGTATGAACATTTTCGCCGGTCAACTTGATAATGCAGTGATTGCCCTTGGTTCCTTTTCCATATG CATTCGAGTCTCGAATGAACTTGGGATGGGGCACCCAAGGGCGGCCAAATATTCCATCTGCGTTGCAGTCTTGCTATCTCTCGTCATTGGGATTGTGTCTATGACTTTTATCTTCATAAGTAGAGACTACATTGCCAGTGTTTTCACAGACAGCAAAGTTATTCAGCAAGCTGTTGCTCATTTAGCATACTTTCTCGGTGTAACCATGCTTCTTAATAGTATTGCAGAAGTTTTGACAG GGGTTGCAGTTGGAGGTGGATGGCAAGTGATGGTAGCTTATATAAATTTGGCTGCTTATTATTTATTTGGGCTACCATTGGCAATATTTCTTGGATTTAAAGCAAACTTGGGTCCAATG GGACTATATGGTGGCATAATAAGTGGAAGTGCTCTACAGATCTTATTCTTATTGATTATGACTTCCAGAACCAACTGGGACAATGAG GTGGAGCAAACAACGAAGCGCATAAAGAGGTGGGGCAGCAAAGAAATAAGAACTGAGAAGAAGATAGATTGCTGA
- the LOC133717571 gene encoding protein DETOXIFICATION 35-like: METQTVPLLSIKAEPERDYAPVKSFREGLSVGGKETVKLWKVAAPVAFTTLFQYLIQSITTIFVGHLGDLQLSAVSLSHNVINAIAFGFLQGMAIALGTLCGQAYGAGQVDSLGIYMQRSCIILAITCFLLSSLYIFATPFLKILGQEDNIAEFAGKYSLLIIPQMFSFSINLPTQKFLQAQSKVGIITWISFVALVTHTGFLYLFISVLDWGLNVAAVAYNITYWEVAICQFVYAVFLCKEGWTGFSWLAFKDMWAFARLSLASCMMFCLEMWYTMSLNILAGQLENAVIALGSFSICLNFQSWEIMFLAGINAAISIRVSNELGMGHPRAAKYSICVAVLQSLVVGILSMTFIFISRDYIASVFTDSKVMQQAVARLAYFLGVNMLLSSVAQVLTGVAVGGGWQVMVAYINLAAYYLFGLPLAIFLGFKANLGPMGLYGGIICGSALQILFLLIMTSRTNWDNEVKQTTKRIKKWGSKEIRTEKIGC; this comes from the exons atggAAACACAAACAGTTCCCTTGCTGAGCATCAAGGCCGAGCCGGAGCGCGACTATGCTCCGGTGAAGAGCTTCAGGGAGGGCCTGTCGGTTGGTGGGAAGGAGACGGTGAAGCTGTGGAAAGTTGCAGCTCCGGTGGCTTTTACGACTCTTTTTCAGTACCTGATTCAGTCCATCACTACTATCTTTGTCGGACATCTCGGAGACCTTCAGCTCTCTGCCGTTTCCCTCTCTCATAATGTCATCAACGCCATCGCCTTCGGCTTCCTG CAAGGTATGGCAATTGCACTTGGAACTCTTTGTGGTCAAGCATATGGAGCAGGCCAAGTAGACTCACTTGGTATCTATATGCAGCGCTCCTGCATTATCCTAGCCATCACTTGTTTCCTCCTTTCATCACTTTACATTTTCGCCACTCCATTCCTAAAGATTTTAGGCCAAGAAGACAATATAGCCGAGTTTGCTGGAAAATATAGTCTGTTGATAATCCCTCAGATGTTCTCCTTTTCCATCAATTTGCCCACCCAAAAGTTCCTACAGGCTCAGAGCAAGGTGGGGATCATCACATGGATCTCCTTTGTGGCTCTAGTCACACACACAGGATTTCTGTATCTCTTCATTAGCGTACTCGACTGGGGGCTGAATG TGGCAGCTGTAGCTTATAATATCACATATTGGGAAGTTGCAATTTGTCAGTTTGTGTATGCTGTATTTTTGTGCAAGGAAGGTTGGACTGGATTTTCATGGTTGGCATTTAAAGACATGTGGGCTTTTGCTAGGCTGTCCCTTGCCTCATGTATGATGTTTTGCCTGGAGATGTGGTACACTATGAGTCTGAACATTCTTGCCGGTCAACTTGAAAATGCAGTGATTGCTCTTGGTTCCTTTTCTATATG CTTGAACTTTCAGAGTTGGGAAATCATGTTTTTGGCAGGAATAAATGCTGCTATAAG CATTCGAGTCTCGAATGAACTAGGGATGGGGCATCCCAGAGCTGCCAAATACTCCATCTGCGTTGCAGTCTTACAATCTCTCGTCGTTGGGATATTGTCTATGACTTTTATCTTCATAAGTAGAGACTATATTGCCAGTGTTTTCACCGACAGCAAAGTTATGCAGCAAGCTGTTGCTCGTTTAGCTTACTTTCTTGGTGTAAACATGCTTCTTAGTAGTGTTGCACAAGTTTTAACAG GTGTTGCTGTTGGAGGTGGATGGCAAGTGATGGTAGCTTATATAAATTTGGCTGCTTATTATCTATTTGGGCTCCCACTTGCAATCTTTCTTGGATTTAAAGCAAATTTGGGTCCAATG GGACTTTATGGTGGCATAATATGTGGAAGTGCTCTTCAGATCTTATTCCTATTGATTATGACTTCCAGAACCAACTGGGACAATGAG GTGAAGCAAACGACCAAGCGCATAAAGAAATGGGGGAGCAAGGAAATAAGAACTGAGAAGATAGGTTGCTGA